Proteins from a genomic interval of Zingiber officinale cultivar Zhangliang chromosome 2A, Zo_v1.1, whole genome shotgun sequence:
- the LOC122043997 gene encoding cell division cycle protein 48 homolog, translated as MDGLKSRAHVIVIGAMNMPNTIDQALRRFGRFDREIDIGVPDEVGRLEVLRIHTKNMKLSDDVDLERIAKDTHGYVGADLAVLCTEAALQCIREKMDIIDLEDESIDAEILNSMSATNEHFKTALGSSNPSALREIVVEVPNVSWDDIGGLENVKRELQEEAKMM; from the exons ATGGATGGGTTGAAGTCTCGTGCTCATGTAATTGTCATTGGGGCTATGAACATGCCAAACACTATCGATCAAGCTCTTAGACGATTCGGTAGGTTTGACAGAGAAATTGACATTGGTGTTCCTGATGAGGTTGGCCGATTGGAGGTTCTTCGCATCCATACTAAGAACATGAAGTTATCTGATGAT GTTGATTTGGAAAGGATTGCTAAGGATACTCATGGCTATGTTGGGGCTGACCTTGCTGTTTTATGCACTGAAGCTGCTCTCCAGTGTATCCGTGAAAAGATGGACATAATTGATCTAGAAGATGAATCAATTGATGCTGAGATTCTCAATTCTATGTCTGCTACAAATGAACACTTTAAGACTGCTTTGGGATCTAGTAACCCATCTGCCCTCCGTGAAATT GTTGTTGAAGTACCAAATGTTAGCTGGGATGATATTGGTGGGCTGGAAAATGTCAAGAGGGAACTCCAAGAG